The Silene latifolia isolate original U9 population chromosome Y, ASM4854445v1, whole genome shotgun sequence sequence aaatgtgagtaagTATTATATCAAAAACGACAAAAACGTTAATTACAAGCAAAGAGTCAAGCAAGACTTatcaaaagagaaaaaaaaaaagcattacACTCCTAAATTTCTCATCCAACCAAGTGCAAAATGATCATTTTCCTGCCCAGCTTTAAACTTGATCCTCCTCTTGACCTTAGTTTCAATTTGTTTAGCTACAAATTCAGGCCTCATAATCATTTAACTAACTCTAGCATTATTTATCTGCATCCAAATGTTGTAGTACACAGCATTTAGAATTGTAGCTAGCACTTTCCACTGAACAGTCTTCCTATTTCCATTAAGCAGCACACTGACAGTAGGAAGAGCCATGCCAGTCCAGCATTCAACTGCAGTTCTGACCTTACGACTATACTCACAGTAGAGAAACAGATGATCAAGAGTTTATGTGGCATGGTTGCACTTACAGCATAAGTCATCAATACAACAGCCAAATTTAAACAGCTTTTCCTTGACATTCAGCCCTTCGTTCATAGTAATCCAGGTGATAATAGAGTGCTTAAGTATGTTCCAATTGTTGCAAACTATGCTTGCCCAAGCCTTGGCTGGTTGAGATGTCCTGAGCCAGTCATACCCTCTTCTGATAGAATATCCCTGTGTATTATCAGTTCATACAGCATTGACATAGCCATTCTTTATTGCTTCCTTCACTTTTCATACATTTTTCCATGACTAGGTTGCATCAGCAGGAGGTGTATAATCTTGCCAGTCGTGATTCTTAATGTATACCTGATTGATCCACCTTATCCACAGTCTATCAGCTTTGCAGTACACCCAGTCAACCAGTTTGCCCACAGTAGCAATGTTCCACAATTCTGCCTTTTAAATGCCCAATCCTCCCTCTATTTTTGTTAAGGTAACTGTATCCCAAGCTACTAGAGGAACTCTATGGTATTCAGAGCTACCATCCCATAAGAAGTTCCTACATATATCTTCAATCCTCTTGATTACACTCTTAGGTATAATAAACATTGTAGCGCAGTAATTGTAAAGGGTATTGAGAACAGAGTTAATGAGGGTAATTCTGCCTGCATATGACAGCTTCTTAGCTCCCAGACCCCTGATTCTTGCCACCATTTTTTCAGTAATGCTAGTACATTCCTTTTTTGTCAGTCTACCAGCCTGTATGGGAACTCCCAGATATCTAAAAGGCATACTGCCCTCAGTAAAACCTGTGACTTGCTTGATATCAGATTTCAAGTCTTCTTTCATACCATTGAAAAATATCTCAGATTTAGCATTATTCATGCTGAGACCAGAAGtttgagaaaaagaagaaaatgcCCTCATGAGTAGCATAATAGAATTAGCATTCCCTTTACAAAACATGAacaggtcatctgcaaacataagGTGGGTGAGCTTAAGAGTTTTGCACATTGGGTGATACTTGAATGGCCATGTATCTGTAGCAAATTTGATGAGTCTGGTAAGGTAGTCCATACACATAGTGAAAATAAGGGGGGATATGGGGTTCCCTTGTCTAAGTCCTCTTTGTCCTTTAAAGTAACCAATGGCGCTTCCATTCAAAGATAAGATAAATGATGTAGTTTTAATACACATCATTACTTTCTGAGTAAACTGATCAGAAAACTTGAGGCCTTTGAACATCTTCTCAACAAAGTCCCATTCAACAGTGCATAAGCTTTTTGCAAATCAATCTTGAACAGGCATCTAGGGGACACTCCCTCTCTGGAATACAACTTCACAATATCTTGACATATGAGAACATTTTCAATGATGGACCTACCTTTTATAAAAGCTCCTTGATTGTCATGAACAATATCAGGCAACACCAGAGCTAATCTATTACATAGTAGCTTGGAAATTACCTTATAAATGAGATTGCAGAAAGCAATGGGTCTGAAATATGTGACAGAGGTAGGTCTTTCAATCTTTGGGATTAAAGTGACATTTGTGGCATTAAGTTGAGTAATCAGTCTGCCTGTCACAAAGAAATCACTGACTGCACCACATATCTCCTGCCCTATAACATCCCATGACTCCTTAAAAAAGCCACTAGTGTAGCCATCCGAGTCAGGGGCCTTATCATTAGGAATGGCAAAGATAATTTGTTTTATCTCTTCATTTGTCACCTACCTATTAAGAATCTCAGCATGCTCATTGGTACATAAATGCCCCTTCTCAAGCACATCAGCCCTCACTACTGCAGTGGATTTCCTACTACCAAGAAGAGATAGATAATACTCCAGAAAAGCAGTTTGAATGCTATGACTGTCTCCACATTGGATGCCATGCTGGTCCTCAATCTGTATAACTTTGTTTATGATGCATCTTTTCTTGATAGCTCCATGGAAATAAGCAAATTGTTGTCACCCTCCTCTAGCCACTGAACCTTGGCTTTTTGGTTAAGGAAACTATCTCTTGCCTTGGTCAAGTCCTTAGCCTCTGCACTGGCCTCAATCTCTCTTGCAATAAGATCAGGATCATTAGGATTAACACTGAGCTGCTCCAGAAGAGTCCCCAACAATTGAATAACACTGGTAGCCTTATTTTCAATGTCATAGTAGCATTCCTTGTTAAGGGCCTTAAGCACATTCTTCAAACTCTTCAGCTTCTTTAAtacacaaattcatttgtatCGTTTGTTTATTTTAAAATCAAGTGACAGATAAATATGAAACATAATGTTTATTTATGCTATAAAAGAATGAAGTGGTATAGTTTATTTCACTTGTGGGTTGTTACTTGCTCCTTTTCATGttttcatcatatttcaagtatGAGTGATTTATTCTAAGCAACTACTtgtaatgagtcgtattcttatgaaaATGTCATTTTGTTATACCTTCATGCTTGACTCACTAATCCGCCTCTTTCGTGCCGTTCTGCCGAATGTGGTATACTCGGCTTCCGTTTTGTAGCTCGAGTCTTGAATGCGAGATGTTTATCGCATACAGAGAGGATAATGGCCTAGTATGGTTGTTTGGTTGTTTACTTGTAGTGGTGTCATTGTGTATAGCATGCTAGGTTGACATTTTTTATGCCACTTCCGTTCCATTCTGGCGGATTTGGTTAACTCATGCTCTTTCCGCCTCTTTCGTGCCGTTCTGCCGAATTCGGGGTACTCGACTTTCgctctgtcgatcga is a genomic window containing:
- the LOC141631065 gene encoding uncharacterized protein LOC141631065 codes for the protein MKKLKSLKNVLKALNKECYYDIENKATSVIQLLGTLLEQLSVNPNDPDLIAREIEASAEAKDLTKARDSFLNQKAKIEDQHGIQCGDSHSIQTAFLEYYLSLLGSRKSTAVVRADVLEKGHLCTNEHAEILNSGFFKESWDVIGQEICGAVSDFFVTGRLITQLNATNVTLIPKIERPTSVTYFRPIAFCNLIYKMFKGLKFSDQFTQKVMMCIKTTSFILSLNGSAIGYFKGQRGLRQGNPISPLIFTMCMDYLTRLIKFATDTWPFKYHPMCKTLKLTHLMFADDLFMFCKGNANSIMLLMRAFSSFSQTSGLSMNNAKSEIFFNGMKEDLKSDIKQVTGFTEGSMPFRYLGVPIQAGRLTKKECTSITEKMVARIRGLGAKKLSYAGRITLINSVLNTLYNYCATMFIIPKSVIKRIEDICRNFLWDGSSEYHRVPLVAWDTAELWNIATVGKLVDWVYCKADRLWIRWINQGYSIRRGYDWLRTSQPAKAWASIVCNNWNILKHSIITWITMNEGLNVKEKLRKVRTAVECWTGMALPTVSVLLNGNRKTVQWKVLATILNAVYYNIWMQINNARVS